The genomic region TTTATTTTAATGTCTGTTTTAATCTTTTTAATGGGGGTTTTGCAGTCTTTTTTTCCACCTGAAAAAACTAAAAATTTATTACATAAGGTAAATGGAGTTACTGGTAATATTTTAGGAGCTTTTTTAGGTGCAATTACACCATTTTGTAGTTGCTCTAGTATTCCAATTTTTATAGGATTTACAAGCAGTGGATTGCCTTTAGGTGTCACTTTTTCATTTTTATTTGCATCACCAATGATCGATATTGCATCTGTTATTCTTCTAGCATCTTTTATGGGGATGAAAATTGCAATTAGTTATATTTTTGTAGGTTTATTAATGTCAATAATTGGTGGTATTATAATTAAACATCTGCATATGGAAAATCAAATTGCAGATTACGTTAAAAATATTCAATCAACTGAAGTATCAATTGCTGCTTTAACTTGGAAAAATCGAATACGAGATGGAATAGCAGAAGTACGTAAAATTGTTGGTCGGGTATGGAAATATGTATTGATTGGGGTAGCAATTGGAGCTTTAATTCATGATTGGATTCCTACAAGTTTTATTCAAAATATTTTAGGAAATTCCAATCCTTTTTCCGTAATTTTAGCCGTAATCGTTGGCGTTCCGATGTATGCAGACGTTTTTGGAGTTATTCCAATTGCGACCGCTTTATTAACTAAGGGAGTTCCAATTGGTACGATAATTGCATTTATGATGGCTGTTACAATGCTATCTTTACCTGAATTAATAATGTTGAAAAAAGTTCTTAAAAATAAGTTACTCATATCTTTTATAACAATTGGTGTTATCGGAATTATAATTATTGGATTTGGATTTAATTTTGTATTGGGATAGGTGATTTAAATGAACATAGCTTTTGTTTGC from Ligilactobacillus cholophilus harbors:
- a CDS encoding permease, which codes for MSWITKNIFQMSWLNDFFNWIIFDLFGINSTSKFAHSVNYFLFDTTKIFILMSVLIFLMGVLQSFFPPEKTKNLLHKVNGVTGNILGAFLGAITPFCSCSSIPIFIGFTSSGLPLGVTFSFLFASPMIDIASVILLASFMGMKIAISYIFVGLLMSIIGGIIIKHLHMENQIADYVKNIQSTEVSIAALTWKNRIRDGIAEVRKIVGRVWKYVLIGVAIGALIHDWIPTSFIQNILGNSNPFSVILAVIVGVPMYADVFGVIPIATALLTKGVPIGTIIAFMMAVTMLSLPELIMLKKVLKNKLLISFITIGVIGIIIIGFGFNFVLG